The Oryzias melastigma strain HK-1 linkage group LG6, ASM292280v2, whole genome shotgun sequence genome includes a window with the following:
- the lactb gene encoding serine beta-lactamase-like protein LACTB, mitochondrial isoform X1 → MILGSTIQVFRGINRKLIFEAATDPKQRSCFPKMSSVFLSHRFCGRCSVFVPLGSRLGARVRLQQPSVLTRTQRRFIAGRSVFFRDQSKSKLWICGVGVGVALAVGLQYSKCDHKVGKPTDQFRGAIEVSRELLERIKVGTEAEVGAPGLVVGVSVDGSHVWSEGLGYADLENRIPCTPETVMRIASISKPLTAAAAALLCEEGKLKLDVPVQEYVPEFPQKHFDGKVVTITPRMLLSHLSGIRHYEKDIDKIREDKAKAKQPLKHPVTEKQEEKSKDKPSTDHCHKDSPQAAKKKEFDHEEYYLKENFESVTQALNLFKDDPLVFEPGSTFLYSTHAFTLLSAVMERAAGQRFLDVMMNMFRELGMLNTTPDENDRIIYRRSRFYCLNKKGRVVNSPYVDNSYKWAGGGFLSTVGDLLQFGNALLYSYQVAHLKDAESLLPGFLKPKTAVEMWTPVDRTEPSWDKDGLYAQGWLVVEKLQKFGQCRKRRHYVSHTGGAVGASSVLLVLPSDGADQNPVPPRGVVVTIVTNMQSVGLNTTALKIALEFDKARNTTD, encoded by the exons ATGATTCTGGGTTCGACTATTCAGGTCTTCAGAGGCATAAACAGGAAGTTGATTTTCGAAGCAGCCACTGATCCCAAACAACGAAGCTGTTTCCCCAAAATGTCCAGCGTGTTTTTATCGCACCGTTTCTGTGGCAGATGCTCGGTTTTCGTTCCTCTCGGGTCCAGGTTAGGAGCCCGCGTGAGGCTGCAGCAGCCGAGCGTTCTAACGCGGACACAGAGACGCTTCATCGCGGGACGATCGGTGTTTTTCAGAGACCAGTCAAAGTCGAAGCTTTGGATCTGTGGGGTCGGGGTGGGGGTCGCTTTAGCTGTTGGACTCCAATACAGCAAGTGCGATCATAAAGTTGGAAAACCTACTGATCAATTCAGGGGCGCCATTGAAGTCAGCAGAGAGCTTTTGGAGCGGATCAAGGTAGGCACAGAG GCTGAGGTTGGAGCTCCTGGATTGGTGGTTGGGGTTTCTGTGGATGGATCTCACGTTTGGAGTGAAG ggctcGGTTATGCAGATCTGGAGAACCGTATTCCATGCACTCCAGAAACAGTGATGCGAATCGCCAGCATCAGTAAACCTTTGACTGCTGCAGCCGCCGCACTTTTATGTGAAGAGGGCAAACTGAAACTCGATGTTCCCGTCCAAGAATACGTCCCAGAGTTTCCCCAAAAACACTTCGATGGGAAAGTT gtcacTATAACCCCTCGTATGTTGCTGTCACACCTCAGTGGTATCCGCCACTATGAGAAAGATATCGACAAAATCAGAGAGGATAAAGCAAAAGCTAAACAACCTCTGAAACACCCAGTGACGGAGAAGCAGGAGGAGAAAAGCAAAGATAAACCATCAACAGACCACTGCCATAAAGATTCTCCTCAGGCGGCAAAGAAAAAAGAGTTTGACCATGAAGAGTATTACCTAAAGGAAAACTTTGAAAGTGTCACTCAAGCACTTAACCTTTTTAAAGATGACCCGCTGGTGTTCGAACcag GGAGTACTTTCCTGTACTCCACTCACGCCTTCACCCTGCTCAGTGCCGTCATGGAGCGTGCCGCCGGCCAGCGTTTTCTAGACGTCATGATGAACATGTTCCGTGAGCTGGGGATGCTCAACACAACTCCTGATGAGAACGACCGCATTATTTATCGCAGATCGAG ATTTTATTGTCTCAACAAAAAAGGGCGGGTCGTGAACAGCCCTTACGTGGATAATTCCTACAAGTGGGCAGGCGGGGGTTTCCTGTCCACAGTGGGAGACCTGTTACAGTTCGGTAACGCCCTGCTCTACAGCTACCAAGTGGCCCATCTTAAAGACGCTGAAAGTCTTCTTCCCGGCTTCCTCAAACCCAAAACTGCCGTCGAAATGTGGACTCCTGTCGACAGGACGGAGCCCAGCTGGGACAAGGACGGACTGTATGCGCAGGGCTGGCTCGTCGtggagaagctgcagaaatTCGGGCAGTGCAGGAAGCGGAGGCACTATGTGTCCCACACCGGAGGAGCTGTGGGGGCCAGCAGCGTCCTCCTAGTGTTACCCAGCGACGGGGCAGATCAGAACCCCGTCCCACCACGGGGAGTAGTGGTCACCATCGTCACTAACATGCAGTCTGTGGGGCTGAACACCACAGCCCTGAAAATTGCACTTGAGTTTGACAAAGCACGAAACACTACAGACTAA
- the tpm1 gene encoding tropomyosin alpha-1 chain isoform X11 encodes MAGIGSLDAVKRKIRSLQEQADGAEERAERLQKELLEYRKAREHAEGEVASLNRRIQLVEEELDRAQERLATALTKLEEAEKAADESERGMKVIENRAMKDEEKMEIQEIQLKEAKHIAEEADRKYEEVARKLVIIEGDLERTEERAELSEGKCSELEEELKTVTNNLKSLEAQAEKYSLKEDKYEEEIKVLTDKLKEAETRAEFAERSVAKLEKTIDDLEEKLSQAKEENLDMHQMMDQTLMELNNL; translated from the exons ATGGCTGGAATTGGTTCGCTGGATGCCGTCAAACGAAAGATCAGATCTTTGCAAGAGCAGGCGGACGGAGCTGAAGAAAGAGCCGAGAGATTACAGAAGGAGCTGCTCGAGTACAGAAAAGCCAGGGAACAT GCTGAAGGTGAAGTCGCTTCCCTTAACAGACGTATCCAGCTGGTTGAGGAGGAGTTGGATCGTGCTCAGGAGCGTCTGGCCACCGCCTTGACAAAGCTGGAGGAGGCTGAGAAGGCTGCTGATGAGAGCGAGAG AGGCATGAAGGTCATTGAGAACAGGGCCATGAAGGATGAGGAGAAGATGGAGATCCAGGAGATCCAGCTGAAAGAGGCCAAACACATCGCTGAGGAGGCCGACCGCAAATATGAGGAG GTGGCTCGTAAACTGGTCATCATTGAGGGTGACTTGGAGCGCACAGAGGAGCGCGCTGAGCTTTCAGAGGG CAAATGCTCTGAGCTTGAGGAAGAGTTGAAAACTGTGACCAACAACCTGAAGTCACTGGAGGCCCAGGCTGAGAAG TACTCACTGAAGGAGGACAAATATGAGGAGGAGATCAAAGTCCTCACCGACAAGCTGAAGGAG GCTGAGACTCGTGCTGAGTTCGCTGAGAGATCAGTAGCCAAGCTCGAGAAGACCATTGATGACTTGGAAG AGAAACTGTCGCAAGCTAAGGAAGAGAACCTCGATATGCATCAGATGATGGACCAGACTCTAATGGAACTGAATAACTTGTGA
- the tpm1 gene encoding tropomyosin alpha-1 chain isoform X9, with product MAGIGSLDAVKRKIRSLQEQADGAEERAERLQKELLEYRKAREHAEGEVASLNRRIQLVEEELDRAQERLATALTKLEEAEKAADESERGMKVIENRAMKDEEKMEIQEIQLKEAKHIAEEADRKYEEVARKLVIIEGDLERTEERAELSEGKCSELEEELKTVTNNLKSLEAQAEKYSLKEDKYEEEIKVLTDKLKEAETRAEFAERSVAKLEKTIDDLEDELYSQKLKYKAISEELDHALNDMTSI from the exons ATGGCTGGAATTGGTTCGCTGGATGCCGTCAAACGAAAGATCAGATCTTTGCAAGAGCAGGCGGACGGAGCTGAAGAAAGAGCCGAGAGATTACAGAAGGAGCTGCTCGAGTACAGAAAAGCCAGGGAACAT GCTGAAGGTGAAGTCGCTTCCCTTAACAGACGTATCCAGCTGGTTGAGGAGGAGTTGGATCGTGCTCAGGAGCGTCTGGCCACCGCCTTGACAAAGCTGGAGGAGGCTGAGAAGGCTGCTGATGAGAGCGAGAG AGGCATGAAGGTCATTGAGAACAGGGCCATGAAGGATGAGGAGAAGATGGAGATCCAGGAGATCCAGCTGAAAGAGGCCAAACACATCGCTGAGGAGGCCGACCGCAAATATGAGGAG GTGGCTCGTAAACTGGTCATCATTGAGGGTGACTTGGAGCGCACAGAGGAGCGCGCTGAGCTTTCAGAGGG CAAATGCTCTGAGCTTGAGGAAGAGTTGAAAACTGTGACCAACAACCTGAAGTCACTGGAGGCCCAGGCTGAGAAG TACTCACTGAAGGAGGACAAATATGAGGAGGAGATCAAAGTCCTCACCGACAAGCTGAAGGAG GCTGAGACTCGTGCTGAGTTCGCTGAGAGATCAGTAGCCAAGCTCGAGAAGACCATTGATGACTTGGAAG ATGAGTTGTATTCCCAGAAACTGAAGTACAAGGCCATCAGCGAGGAGCTGGACCACGCCCTCAACGACATGACTTCCAT ATAA
- the lactb gene encoding serine beta-lactamase-like protein LACTB, mitochondrial isoform X2: MILGSTIQVFRGINRKLIFEAATDPKQRSCFPKMSSVFLSHRFCGRCSVFVPLGSRLGARVRLQQPSVLTRTQRRFIAGRSVFFRDQSKSKLWICGVGVGVALAVGLQYSKCDHKVGKPTDQFRGAIEVSRELLERIKAEVGAPGLVVGVSVDGSHVWSEGLGYADLENRIPCTPETVMRIASISKPLTAAAAALLCEEGKLKLDVPVQEYVPEFPQKHFDGKVVTITPRMLLSHLSGIRHYEKDIDKIREDKAKAKQPLKHPVTEKQEEKSKDKPSTDHCHKDSPQAAKKKEFDHEEYYLKENFESVTQALNLFKDDPLVFEPGSTFLYSTHAFTLLSAVMERAAGQRFLDVMMNMFRELGMLNTTPDENDRIIYRRSRFYCLNKKGRVVNSPYVDNSYKWAGGGFLSTVGDLLQFGNALLYSYQVAHLKDAESLLPGFLKPKTAVEMWTPVDRTEPSWDKDGLYAQGWLVVEKLQKFGQCRKRRHYVSHTGGAVGASSVLLVLPSDGADQNPVPPRGVVVTIVTNMQSVGLNTTALKIALEFDKARNTTD; encoded by the exons ATGATTCTGGGTTCGACTATTCAGGTCTTCAGAGGCATAAACAGGAAGTTGATTTTCGAAGCAGCCACTGATCCCAAACAACGAAGCTGTTTCCCCAAAATGTCCAGCGTGTTTTTATCGCACCGTTTCTGTGGCAGATGCTCGGTTTTCGTTCCTCTCGGGTCCAGGTTAGGAGCCCGCGTGAGGCTGCAGCAGCCGAGCGTTCTAACGCGGACACAGAGACGCTTCATCGCGGGACGATCGGTGTTTTTCAGAGACCAGTCAAAGTCGAAGCTTTGGATCTGTGGGGTCGGGGTGGGGGTCGCTTTAGCTGTTGGACTCCAATACAGCAAGTGCGATCATAAAGTTGGAAAACCTACTGATCAATTCAGGGGCGCCATTGAAGTCAGCAGAGAGCTTTTGGAGCGGATCAAG GCTGAGGTTGGAGCTCCTGGATTGGTGGTTGGGGTTTCTGTGGATGGATCTCACGTTTGGAGTGAAG ggctcGGTTATGCAGATCTGGAGAACCGTATTCCATGCACTCCAGAAACAGTGATGCGAATCGCCAGCATCAGTAAACCTTTGACTGCTGCAGCCGCCGCACTTTTATGTGAAGAGGGCAAACTGAAACTCGATGTTCCCGTCCAAGAATACGTCCCAGAGTTTCCCCAAAAACACTTCGATGGGAAAGTT gtcacTATAACCCCTCGTATGTTGCTGTCACACCTCAGTGGTATCCGCCACTATGAGAAAGATATCGACAAAATCAGAGAGGATAAAGCAAAAGCTAAACAACCTCTGAAACACCCAGTGACGGAGAAGCAGGAGGAGAAAAGCAAAGATAAACCATCAACAGACCACTGCCATAAAGATTCTCCTCAGGCGGCAAAGAAAAAAGAGTTTGACCATGAAGAGTATTACCTAAAGGAAAACTTTGAAAGTGTCACTCAAGCACTTAACCTTTTTAAAGATGACCCGCTGGTGTTCGAACcag GGAGTACTTTCCTGTACTCCACTCACGCCTTCACCCTGCTCAGTGCCGTCATGGAGCGTGCCGCCGGCCAGCGTTTTCTAGACGTCATGATGAACATGTTCCGTGAGCTGGGGATGCTCAACACAACTCCTGATGAGAACGACCGCATTATTTATCGCAGATCGAG ATTTTATTGTCTCAACAAAAAAGGGCGGGTCGTGAACAGCCCTTACGTGGATAATTCCTACAAGTGGGCAGGCGGGGGTTTCCTGTCCACAGTGGGAGACCTGTTACAGTTCGGTAACGCCCTGCTCTACAGCTACCAAGTGGCCCATCTTAAAGACGCTGAAAGTCTTCTTCCCGGCTTCCTCAAACCCAAAACTGCCGTCGAAATGTGGACTCCTGTCGACAGGACGGAGCCCAGCTGGGACAAGGACGGACTGTATGCGCAGGGCTGGCTCGTCGtggagaagctgcagaaatTCGGGCAGTGCAGGAAGCGGAGGCACTATGTGTCCCACACCGGAGGAGCTGTGGGGGCCAGCAGCGTCCTCCTAGTGTTACCCAGCGACGGGGCAGATCAGAACCCCGTCCCACCACGGGGAGTAGTGGTCACCATCGTCACTAACATGCAGTCTGTGGGGCTGAACACCACAGCCCTGAAAATTGCACTTGAGTTTGACAAAGCACGAAACACTACAGACTAA
- the tpm1 gene encoding tropomyosin alpha-1 chain isoform X12, whose translation MAGIGSLDAVKRKIRSLQEQADGAEERAERLQKELLEYRKAREHAEGEVASLNRRIQLVEEELDRAQERLATALTKLEEAEKAADESERGMKVIENRAMKDEEKMEIQEIQLKEAKHIAEEADRKYEEVARKLVIIEGDLERTEERAELSEGRARKVEEELRVLEQSLKSLSSTVNQYSLKEDKYEEEIKVLTDKLKEAETRAEFAERSVAKLEKTIDDLEEKLSQAKEENLDMHQMMDQTLMELNNL comes from the exons ATGGCTGGAATTGGTTCGCTGGATGCCGTCAAACGAAAGATCAGATCTTTGCAAGAGCAGGCGGACGGAGCTGAAGAAAGAGCCGAGAGATTACAGAAGGAGCTGCTCGAGTACAGAAAAGCCAGGGAACAT GCTGAAGGTGAAGTCGCTTCCCTTAACAGACGTATCCAGCTGGTTGAGGAGGAGTTGGATCGTGCTCAGGAGCGTCTGGCCACCGCCTTGACAAAGCTGGAGGAGGCTGAGAAGGCTGCTGATGAGAGCGAGAG AGGCATGAAGGTCATTGAGAACAGGGCCATGAAGGATGAGGAGAAGATGGAGATCCAGGAGATCCAGCTGAAAGAGGCCAAACACATCGCTGAGGAGGCCGACCGCAAATATGAGGAG GTGGCTCGTAAACTGGTCATCATTGAGGGTGACTTGGAGCGCACAGAGGAGCGCGCTGAGCTTTCAGAGGG GCGCGCTCGGAAAGTGGAGGAGGAGCTAAGAGTTTTGGAGCAAAGCCTGAAATCACTAAGCTCCACAGTTAACCAG TACTCACTGAAGGAGGACAAATATGAGGAGGAGATCAAAGTCCTCACCGACAAGCTGAAGGAG GCTGAGACTCGTGCTGAGTTCGCTGAGAGATCAGTAGCCAAGCTCGAGAAGACCATTGATGACTTGGAAG AGAAACTGTCGCAAGCTAAGGAAGAGAACCTCGATATGCATCAGATGATGGACCAGACTCTAATGGAACTGAATAACTTGTGA
- the tpm1 gene encoding tropomyosin alpha-1 chain isoform X10, which translates to MAGIGSLDAVKRKIRSLQEQADGAEERAERLQKELLEYRKAREHAEGEVASLNRRIQLVEEELDRAQERLATALTKLEEAEKAADESERGMKVIENRAMKDEEKMEIQEIQLKEAKHIAEEADRKYEEVARKLVIIEGDLERTEERAELSEGRARKVEEELRVLEQSLKSLSSTVNQYSLKEDKYEEEIKVLTDKLKEAETRAEFAERSVAKLEKTIDDLEDELYSQKLKYKAISEELDHALNDMTSI; encoded by the exons ATGGCTGGAATTGGTTCGCTGGATGCCGTCAAACGAAAGATCAGATCTTTGCAAGAGCAGGCGGACGGAGCTGAAGAAAGAGCCGAGAGATTACAGAAGGAGCTGCTCGAGTACAGAAAAGCCAGGGAACAT GCTGAAGGTGAAGTCGCTTCCCTTAACAGACGTATCCAGCTGGTTGAGGAGGAGTTGGATCGTGCTCAGGAGCGTCTGGCCACCGCCTTGACAAAGCTGGAGGAGGCTGAGAAGGCTGCTGATGAGAGCGAGAG AGGCATGAAGGTCATTGAGAACAGGGCCATGAAGGATGAGGAGAAGATGGAGATCCAGGAGATCCAGCTGAAAGAGGCCAAACACATCGCTGAGGAGGCCGACCGCAAATATGAGGAG GTGGCTCGTAAACTGGTCATCATTGAGGGTGACTTGGAGCGCACAGAGGAGCGCGCTGAGCTTTCAGAGGG GCGCGCTCGGAAAGTGGAGGAGGAGCTAAGAGTTTTGGAGCAAAGCCTGAAATCACTAAGCTCCACAGTTAACCAG TACTCACTGAAGGAGGACAAATATGAGGAGGAGATCAAAGTCCTCACCGACAAGCTGAAGGAG GCTGAGACTCGTGCTGAGTTCGCTGAGAGATCAGTAGCCAAGCTCGAGAAGACCATTGATGACTTGGAAG ATGAGTTGTATTCCCAGAAACTGAAGTACAAGGCCATCAGCGAGGAGCTGGACCACGCCCTCAACGACATGACTTCCAT ATAA
- the LOC112151852 gene encoding pro-neuregulin-4, membrane-bound isoform (The sequence of the model RefSeq protein was modified relative to this genomic sequence to represent the inferred CDS: added 32 bases not found in genome assembly), with protein sequence MEGGLMMSEHGEPCSGKDASFCMNGATCYKLPSMDTLSCVCNVNYIGHRCERQELFIISPTPEETGLIAAVVILVILILVALVFIIFKVYKLVKAKNSSDSRHQPKYKNPNTDV encoded by the exons ATGGAAGGAGGACTTATGATGTcag AACACGGTGAGCCTTGCAGTGGGAAGGATGCCAGCTTCTGCATGAACGGGGCAACATGCTACAAATTACCATCTATGGATACACTCTCATGCGT GTGTAACGTAAATTACATAGGTCACAGATGTGAACGACAGGAGCTCTTCATCATTTCTCCGACTCCAGAAGAAACAGGTTTAATTGCAGCGGTGGTCATTCTTGTCATCCTCATCTTAGTGGCACTGGTATTCATTATCTTCAAAGTATACAA ATTGGTGAAAGCGAAGAACTCCAGTGATTCCAGACATCAGC